Below is a window of Myxococcota bacterium DNA.
GGCGATCCGCGAGGTGCGCGTCGAGCAGACGAACGCCCTCCTGGAAGGACTCCTCGATCTGGGGACCCGTCTGGGGGCTGCTGCCGACGAACCAGACACGCCCCAGCATGCGTTCGCGCAGCCCGGCCGCGGCGTCGGCGAAGGGCGCTCCCTCGACCCCGGGCATCATGCTCGCGACCAACCGCTCCGACGCCGAGACCTGATCGGCTTCGCGCGCCCAGCGGTAGTGGAACATCCACTTGTTGCCCCACTCGTCGCCGAACTCCTCGAGCAGCGCCGAGACGAAGGCGGCGATGGAGTCGTCCGGGTGGATCGACGGTTCGGGATGCGCCGCTTCGAAGGTCTCGAGGATGGGCGTCGAGTCCTGTTGGACGCTCCCATCGGAGCCGACGACCAGCGGGATGATCGGCAGCTTCGCGTGCTGCTGATACTCCCCCATCGTCGACTGGTCGCGGACCACCCACTCGTGGGGAATCTGCTTGTAGCGGAAGTAGGAGCGGACCTTCACCGAGTACGGGGAAAGCTCGACTCCGAAGATGCGGTAGTGGGTGTCGCTGGCCATGCGCGTCTGCCTCCGGGTGGGGACGCGCGAGTATCGCACGGCGCACCACCCGGGAGGCAAGCGCACGAACGCTACGGCCTCAGCAGCAGCGCTCGACCGTCTGGAGCTCGTTCGGGTCGAAGCCGCCGAAGCTCTCGCTGTGCTCGCGGATCCGATACCACTCCCAGGCGAGACCGTCGGGAGACTGGGTCCACACCTTCCCCGCCCGTGCGTAGCAGCAGGTGGTGTCTTCCTCGACGCGATGGGCCAGGCCCGCTTCCTGTACGCGGGTGACCGCAGCGTCGAGATCCGCCTCCTCGGGCACTTCGACTCCGAGATGATTGAGCGACTCGTCGGCGGTCTTGTTCTCGAAGAGCACGAGCTTGAGCGGAGGCGATTCCACTTCGAAGTTCGCGTAGCCGGGCTTGCGCTTGTGCACCTCGGTCGCGAAGAGCTTGCGGTAGAACTCGATCGCGGCCTCGAGGTCGCTCACGTTGAGTGCCAGTTGCAGACGCATGCGGGGTCTCCTGTGCGCGGGGGCGCGTTTCTCATTTCTATATTTCGATAATAATCAAAATAAAGGCTGCGTCAAGCGGGCGCTCGTTCGGGACGGCCTCGCGGCCCTAGCGCCGGCCGAGCAGGAGCGAAACGACCGCGTCGGCGTGGGCTTCGACGGCGGCTTCGGTGGTCGGGTCTTCTCCGCTGGCCGCCTTGGCTTCCGGGGCCTGGCTGAAGATCAGCCCCGCGGCGCCCACCATGATGTAGTAGAGCGACAGGGGCGGAATCGGCGGCCCGCCGCGTTGCTTGCCGAGCTCTTCGAGCCTTGGAACCAGCGCTTCGTAGATCGGGCGCACGTGCCGCTTCACCAACCAACGCATGCGCGCCCCGTTGCGCTTGCCCTCGTCGTTCATCAGGCGGATGAACTCGGGATTCCGGGACGTGAAATGCACGAAGCGCCGCACCAGCCGCTCGGTCTCGGCCGCGGCCACGTCCTGGTTCGCTGCGGCGTCTCCGAGTTCCCCGGTCAACTCTTCGAAGCAGCGGTCGACGGCGGCCTTCCAGAGCTCCTCTTTGCTCGAGAAGTAGTACCGGATGAGGCCGTGGTTGGCGCCGGCCCGCTCGGCGATCTCCCGGGTCGTGGCTCCATCGAAGCCCCGCTCGGCGAAGGTCTGGAGCGCAGCCGAGAGAATCCGGCCGCGGCGCCCCTCGTCTGCGACGTCCTGCTCCGCGACTGCCGACCGTCTCCCCGCCACCCGACTGACCTCGTTCCAGGGCATTTCCCCCAAACGGGGCTTGCCGACCGGGGGCGAGCTTATACGATTGGATAAGCCCATGCTCGACCCGGGAACCGATCCCAGGAGGCCCGATGCAACTCGATTCGGATGGCGTCACGACCCGCGAGGTCCTCGATTGGAAGGGTCTGCACCTGCTGCACTTCCAGGCGAGCTCCTGCTCTCAGAAGGTGCGGATCCTGCTGGCGGAGAAGGGACTCGACTGGGAATCACACCCGGTCGACCTGATCCGCCACGAGAACACCCACCCCTGGTTCGTGGGCATCAACCCGCGCGGCGTCGTGCCGGTGTTGGTGCACGACGGCGTCGTCCACATCGAGAGCAACGACATCCTGGCGTACCTCGATGCCTTGCCGTCCGAGGCGTCGCCCTTCTTTCCCCAGGACGCCGCCGAAGGCGAGCGGGCGAAAACCTCACTCGAGCTCGAAGACGGGCTCCACATGGACCTGCGGACGATCACGATGGGTTTCCTGGTTCCGGCGACCCTCGCGAAGAAGCCGCCCGCCACCCTCGAGCGGTTCGCCCAGGCCGGCGTAGAAGACGAGAAGCGGGCCATCGAAGTGCGGTGGTGGCGCGACTTTGCCGACCAGGGCATCACGCGCCAGCAGGGCCGCGCGTCGGGTGCCGCCTTCGGTCGTGCCTTCGAAACCCTCGAAAGCTGGCTCGCGGACGGCGAGTGGCTGCTCGGGGATCGTCTCTCGGTCCTCGAGATCGCGTGGTTCATCTCGGTGCACCGACTCGCGGGCGCGGGGTACCCGCTCGAGCGACACCCGAAGCTCGCCGCGCTCTACGCCCGGCTCCTGGAACGCCCCGCGTTCGCGCGCGAGGTCGAAAGCCGCGGGCTGCCCGGCCTGGCGCTCCAGGCCTACGGCTGGTTCCGCAAGCTCACGGGCACGACGCTGCGCGAGGCGATGCGCTGAGCTCAGCGCGCCGAGAAGCGGCGCATCACCAGGCTCATCGCCGGACGCAGCGCGCGCCCGAGCCAGCGCTGCCAGCCCGCCAGTGCCGGCGTGTTCCCGGCGGACCCGAACGCGTCGATGCCGAGTTCTTCGCGCACGTCCGCGCTGAGCATCGCAACCGGCGTGTCGAGGGGAATGCCCGTGCCGTCGGCGATCCGCACCATCCGCGAGAAGTTGCCGATCACGGCCGCGGCGTCGACGACCGCTGCGTCACCGAGTTCGGTCGCCACCGCTTCGCGCGCGCGTTTCGCGTCGCCCGCGTCTCCGCGCACCGCCGCTTCGACGAACCCGATCAGCGCCTCTCCGCCCGGAACTCCCGACCCGGCCGCACGCGCGCCGTCGGTCACGGCGAGCAGATCCGGGCTCTCTCCCTGCAGCGCGCTGCTCTCACGGAGCAGCATGGTGTGTGCCGACGTTCAGTAGAAGCACTCATTGAGCGCCGAGACGCGGCCCGCGACCAGTTCGATCTGCGAGCGTGAGAGTGCGCGCCCGGTATTCGCACCGAGATTGCCGAGACGTTCGTGGGGCAGATACTGGGCCGAGCTCAGGGTGCTGAGCATCCGCACGTTGCTGGGCACCTGGCTCAGCGCACGCAGCACGTTCGGAATCTGGGGCAGCGGCGGGAAGAGATCCTCGTAGGGCCCGACCGCGGCCGCCTTGTCGAGGGTGGCGACGTACCCCGGCCCCGGCACCAGGCCGGCGGGAACTTCCCCGGTGGGCTCGCCGGCCACGGGCGCGGGCAGCGGCTCGGGTGCCAGGCCGAGCGCGCGGTGGAACGCATCGATCGAGATCGACATGACGACCACGCCGAGCAGCTCGACGTAGGCGCCCTCGGACAAACCAGCCGCCAGCGTGCGGTCGAGCCACCCCTTCGAAATCCTCGACGCGTCCGTCACGATCCGGTGGATCGCCTCGCTCGCCGCCTCGGGAAGCTCCCCCGACACGTCGTAGTCGCGCTCGACGGCGCTCGGCGAGAGCGGGAGGACGCCGCCGCGACGGAGGAAGTCTTCCTTGGCCAGTCGGGCCTCGGCCACGATCGCGACGCGCTGGGCGCCGGTCCAGAACGAGCCCGGCGCAGCAATCCAGTCCCACGCCTTGCGGAACGCGTCGGCCAGATCGGACCGGATCGGGTAGGGAGCGTCGGAGTAGTCGAAGGCCATGTCCACAGGGTCCGACGACCCCTGCAAAGAGTCAAGCACGGGAGCCGGAGGCTCCTCCGCCAGACGCGGCGGGGGGATCCTTCAGTTCGATCAGCAGCTCGTAGTACGGCTCTTCGCCCACGTTGCGTGCCCGCTCGACGCCGCCCCGAGGGATGTAGAAGTGCTGACCGGGCACGACGTCGGCTTCGAGGTATTCGGCGTAGGGAGACTGGGTGCGCGGATCCGGGACGACGGCCATCCGGTCGCCGGTGATCTGGACCAGGATGTGGTCGAGGTGGTGCTGGTGCAGCGGGCCCTCTTCGCCCGGTGCGA
It encodes the following:
- a CDS encoding glutathione S-transferase family protein; the protein is MASDTHYRIFGVELSPYSVKVRSYFRYKQIPHEWVVRDQSTMGEYQQHAKLPIIPLVVGSDGSVQQDSTPILETFEAAHPEPSIHPDDSIAAFVSALLEEFGDEWGNKWMFHYRWAREADQVSASERLVASMMPGVEGAPFADAAAGLRERMLGRVWFVGSSPQTGPQIEESFQEGVRLLDAHLADRPYLFGGRPAFGDFGLWGQVYNAFTDPTAGAFLREHTPRLLPWIERMLEPKDEGAFEGWASLAPTLTPFLRSQVGTLFLPWSVANAAALADGAEEFSVELAGRTWTQKPQKYHAKSLVALRAKYAAARNPGLDALLDETGCREAIAAG
- a CDS encoding ArsI/CadI family heavy metal resistance metalloenzyme, producing MRLQLALNVSDLEAAIEFYRKLFATEVHKRKPGYANFEVESPPLKLVLFENKTADESLNHLGVEVPEEADLDAAVTRVQEAGLAHRVEEDTTCCYARAGKVWTQSPDGLAWEWYRIREHSESFGGFDPNELQTVERCC
- a CDS encoding TetR/AcrR family transcriptional regulator, with translation MAGRRSAVAEQDVADEGRRGRILSAALQTFAERGFDGATTREIAERAGANHGLIRYYFSSKEELWKAAVDRCFEELTGELGDAAANQDVAAAETERLVRRFVHFTSRNPEFIRLMNDEGKRNGARMRWLVKRHVRPIYEALVPRLEELGKQRGGPPIPPLSLYYIMVGAAGLIFSQAPEAKAASGEDPTTEAAVEAHADAVVSLLLGRR
- a CDS encoding glutathione S-transferase family protein — protein: MQLDSDGVTTREVLDWKGLHLLHFQASSCSQKVRILLAEKGLDWESHPVDLIRHENTHPWFVGINPRGVVPVLVHDGVVHIESNDILAYLDALPSEASPFFPQDAAEGERAKTSLELEDGLHMDLRTITMGFLVPATLAKKPPATLERFAQAGVEDEKRAIEVRWWRDFADQGITRQQGRASGAAFGRAFETLESWLADGEWLLGDRLSVLEIAWFISVHRLAGAGYPLERHPKLAALYARLLERPAFAREVESRGLPGLALQAYGWFRKLTGTTLREAMR
- a CDS encoding alkylhydroperoxidase-related (seleno)protein, coding for MAFDYSDAPYPIRSDLADAFRKAWDWIAAPGSFWTGAQRVAIVAEARLAKEDFLRRGGVLPLSPSAVERDYDVSGELPEAASEAIHRIVTDASRISKGWLDRTLAAGLSEGAYVELLGVVVMSISIDAFHRALGLAPEPLPAPVAGEPTGEVPAGLVPGPGYVATLDKAAAVGPYEDLFPPLPQIPNVLRALSQVPSNVRMLSTLSSAQYLPHERLGNLGANTGRALSRSQIELVAGRVSALNECFYUTSAHTMLLRESSALQGESPDLLAVTDGARAAGSGVPGGEALIGFVEAAVRGDAGDAKRAREAVATELGDAAVVDAAAVIGNFSRMVRIADGTGIPLDTPVAMLSADVREELGIDAFGSAGNTPALAGWQRWLGRALRPAMSLVMRRFSAR